The following DNA comes from Castanea sativa cultivar Marrone di Chiusa Pesio chromosome 10, ASM4071231v1.
atataaaattttgttgtatCTTTAAAGTTTCTCTTTCACAATTGTTGAAGTGGTTAACTGTGAGTAGTGAAAAAAAGTGATGGGTTCATGAGTATCGATTGTGTTCACCACCAAGTCCACCACTTACAATCAAATACTTTAACAATTGTAAAATTAGTTATGAACAAAATTGGATTTGTAATATTATGACGacaaaaaataatgcataatGTAGCTGATTCAATTTCCTTAAAACTAtttgtttagtgtttttttCTCTGAATAAGCATCACTCTCCTTAATTGTATTTGTGTATCACATTTAGCCTATGttgatatatataattgattatgAAAGCTCaatattaaaatcaaataataactgtctttctctatctctacttctctttttctttttaatccctttattttattatgtggCCTTCACTAGATTTCTACTAGCTCACCGCTAATTATTGCTTCACTTAAATCATTGATCGCCATAAGCTGTCGTAGTTCAACCACTTACCACAGTAGTTTTTCtataaagaatttgaatttcCCACTTCATTGTTTGCATGGATTTCAATTTTGATGTTTGTTTTCTAGTTGTGGCTCACAACTCCCATGTCACATGACAGGACACATCCTCATTATTTTTGGTTCAATCTTTGTAAAATCAACGAACTTACTCGCATGCTTTTATCATGATGTCATTCTTTGCCAATATTTATTTGGCCAAAAATGTAGTCGTTCTCCAACCATTACAACTAGTCTTTGGTCATTGCCTCATTGGTGTAGTCAGTCTTAGGCCTTTGTGTTGTAGCCATCTTTCAACACACATCCATTGTCGATGTCCACCGTCTTCGCTAGCATTTTGAACAATTCATTGCACGTTACTTGACTCACTCTACATCCAATATTGTCATTGGTGGTCATCTTCAAGGTATCTTCATCATGTGCTAACATTTCAAACTCAAGGCATCATTCTCTTTCTACCTTGAGTTTAAGGGAAGTATTAGTGTATGATGCATATCACATCACATTCCGTACAAGTTGATTAGttgatattctttttttctttctttttttgaagataTTAGTGAGTTGATAttcttaattgattaaaatcAAGGAATGCtaattttccttgattttagATTTATTCCAATCAAAGACTTCTCCTaagtcaaatttaatttcaataaaagcCCTACTTATAGGGGTTCACTCTAAGATTACATTTGAGATTAGAgtttaaaatcattttattttattatttagcttatttttactactatttaatttatttttgttattttttttatacaagatagaatttctactctagcgtaatctaagtgtatatgtgtgtgaagctccctcttggagacttgaactccggcccttgccccccataccccataagcacttatacttgtggagtgatcatcacaccaagggtgtgtagtggtagtttatttttgttactatttatgaatcttgctgcactttttggtactatttatgaatcCTGCTTTACTATTTCAGTTagcttttacctttatctacaatactttcagcaaaaaaatttcagtttcagcttaATAAGTTGTTCCAAAATAGATCCTAAAATAACAATTCATCACAGTAAAGATATAATTACTTAAGCTTTTTCCCGTGAACGTAAGTCGTTGGGTTAAACTACGTTATTCTCTCTTACTTCCATTTCTTTCTACAATCTATTCAGTCTTATTTGTTCTTTCGTTTAGATTTTAACATTGCATACAAATACAATCGCCTAACgaaataatattaattaggtCATTTCCTTAAGTTTTGGTTTTGCTTTATTTGCTAGTCAACGCAATTTTGGGTGTTTTCATTGGGTTTTCTGGCATCTAAAAACGTCCTAGTTATTTTGCATATATTTGACTCGCATGCaattattctcaaattttgacaCTGCCATTGAAATTTCTAAGGTTATTTCAAATTGAACTTCATCATAAAATTAAGTTCTCCCATTTCCTATATACGCCAAcaataagacttttttttttttttttttttgctgaatgccAACAAGAAGACTTTCATGATCATAAAAAAGTTAAgactttaaaatttttcattctgCAATGTGCTCATTTTTAATGACATGTATTTTTATCTTATCATTATATGTGTTCCTACAGCTTTTAGATGGTATATAGCTGTAGGGCGGTGGTTATTCATCAAATACTTGTTCCATCCCCCCTTTGGGGGCAGTATCAGGTGAGATATAGGTTGTTCGGGTACTGTTCAGGCATCGCCTCTCTCATAAATGCGATTGTCTTGGTTGGTACGATACATTTAATGTTGAGGTAATAGGTACTTCCTTAACATGTCTTGCTCCTCTTTTCATTCCCCTCCCCTTTAGTCCCCTATCCTGGTCCGAACTCCTTGGTAGGGGCGTAGGCTGTCTCTTCTTTGTAGGGGCATAGGGGTTCCAGCTCGGCCTCCTTCCCTTGGTTAGGTTGTCCTATTTGTTTATTGGGCCAATACAATCCTTGGGGAAGGCACAACAACAGTGCTATCCTCAGATCCCTCCCACATAAATCTTATGTCAATTTTCTTTAACTTTAGTTGTATATAACTATGCGTAAAAAGAGTTAGCTCGTAACCATTGCATATGCATAGATACATTGTACTTCTTAATggtattttattattatgatgcaatcaattttatttttatttttgcaaataatatatgaaaatttgattattatgaaaatatactAAATGgacataaagttttttttttttttgataaacaaaatgGACTTAAATTAGAATATATAGGCTAGAAGGTAGAAGGGACAATTGGTCAAAATTGAAGCatgaaaattctaattgaaatgatacttgacaaaaaattagagtttaaacAAACTATAATTTGAATCCTTTACAGATtttccacttaaaaaaaaataaaaaaaatatagactaGCTACGGGtgcatttgaaaattaacaaaattaaataaatattaaattttcatttatatctaatttaatattaacattaaataaacattaaaattaaCATACCCTAAGATTTTGTTGTCTCTAGAGTTTTTCTTTCACAATTGTTGAAGTGTTTAACTATGAGTAGTAGAAAAAAGGTGCAGAGTTCATGAGTATCAGTTATGTTCCTCACCGCTTACAATCAATTGCTTTAAcagttataaaattagttatgaGCAAAATTGGATTTGTAATATTCTGACGataaaaaataatgcatatATGTAGCTGATTCAATttccttaataaaaaatttgtttagtgtttttttCTCTGAATAAGTATCACTCTCCTTAATTGTATTTGTGTATCATGTATATCACATTTAGCCCATGTTACTATGCATAATTGagtaaaatcaaataataactGTCTTTCTCtatctactttttttctttttaatccctttttattttaatatagtaTCGTAGCCACTTATTGCTTCACTTAAATCATTGATCGCCATAATCTGTCGTAATTCAACCACTTACGACAATAGTTTTTCtataaagaatttgaatttcCTACTTCATTGTTTGCATGGATTTCAATTTTGATGTTTGTTTTCTATTTGTGGCCACCAACTCCCATGTCACATGACATGACACAATcctcattatttttttggttcaatctcTGTAAAATCAACGAACTATCGCATGTTTTTATCATGATGCCATCCTTTGCCAATATTAATTTGGCCACCATTGTAGTCGTCCTCAAACCATAACAACTAGTCTTTGGTCATTGGTGTAGTCAGTCTTAGGCCCTTGTATTTTAGCCATCTTTCAACACTTATCCATTGTCGATGTCCACGTCTTCGCTAGCATTTTGCACAATTCAATGATTCATTGCACGTTACTTGACTCATTCTACATCCAATCTTGTCATTGGTGGTCATCTTCAAGGTATCTTCTTCATGTGCTTGCATTTCAAACTCATAAAGGCATCGTTatcagggtggtcgataccgtaccggtaccggccgtaccggccggtacgtaccgtaccggttagtgcaccggtaccggtacacttctattttgttcCGGAAAAATACCTGGCCGTGATCGCCatataccggccaatttcggaaTACCGCCGATATCGCGTCCGGCccaaaaaaaccttttttttattttttagttttgtaatttttgaatttttgtaaggacataataataacttatttacactaaattattagtattatttgttttcttagtatgcaataaacaactaagttttctattttttatattgtgtttttttttccttttaattgatactaaagtttaaaactatgaataatttattctgaattgaagtaatattttatgataaacttttatatttactataatataaatgaaatattatatgtttgtaaccatggttctagagattttagtgtgtgtatataatatatacatatatatatatatatatatatatatataaaataacagaACCCGAAACGCACACGGTATTGTATCCGAAATATATTGTACCGGTGGCCAAatcggtacagcctccggtacggtattgacttccttgatcgTTATATATGTTTCTACCTTGAGTTTGAAGGAGATATTATTGTTGATGCGTGAAGGAGATATTATTGTATCATGCATATCAGTGATATCACATCACATTCAACACAAGTTGATATTCTTAATTGACTAAAATCAAGGAACGctaattttactaatttttcttgattttagaTTTATTCCAACCACAGACTTCTTCTaagtcaaatttaattttaataaataccCTACTACCACGTTATCTAAACAATTCAtcacaataaaaatatagttatttAAACTATGTCCTGTGAACATATTTAGGTCATTGGATTAAACCACGTTATTCTCTCCTACTACCATTTCTTTCTACAATCTATTCAATATTATTTGTTCTTTCGTTTAGATTTTAACATTGCATACAATCGCCTAACgaaataatattaattaggCCATTTCCTGCAAGTTTTGGTATTGCTTTATTTGTTAGTCAACGCAATTTTGGGTGTTTTCGTTGGGTTTTCTCGCATCTAAAAGCATGTCCTATTTATTTTGCATATATTTGAATCGCATGCaattattctcaaattttaACACTGCCTTTGAAATTTCTAAGGTTATTTCAAATTGAACTTCTTCATAAAAGTTCTTTCATTTCCTACGCCAATgctaaaaaaacaataagacTTTCatgaccatatatatatataaagacttttgaaattttcattctGCAATGTGCTCACTTTTATTGACATGTGTTTTATCTTATTATATGTGTTCCTACAGCTTTTAGATGGTATATATATGCACGGCGGTTATTTGTTTGactcattattatttattactaCATGATTCATGAATATGCTCGATAGAGTAAATTAGTTGTTATAACTTTGTACGTATCAAAATGATTGTTGTAAGGATCAGACTGTGGTCATTGGACCCCTGTTTGAGTTGCATTCATGCTGTCAAATGTctttggcttttgtttttgtagaCAGGTATAActtacaatatgctgctaattTCGTAGTTTAAATAATTTTCTCATAAATTTCATCCATTTTGTGCATTTATGTTATCAAACTGTCAATAATGATTTTTGTGAATTCTAGTATAAAACTATCTATGGATGACTACACTAGAATTTATTTCACAAATggtaaatttgaaattaaaacaaataagaaacGTTTAAGTCATAAGTTAAAAGTGCAGTCAATCATAGGTGACAAGGGATTTTGGAGTGGGAACGCTACTCTAACTGTGTAGCCCAatagcaaataaataaataaaatgataaataatcTCAAGTATCGTTGTTATTTATATTGTAAGCAATAACAATTTTTATCGTGAACAAATAACTTGGAACATCACTACCTTTTACGGGAAGTTTTTGGAATACTTTTTGGAATGGCATCTTGTTAAGTTGGTAATTATTGCCAAGAAATTTGTAGCTCCTTACATTAGTTGATTTTCATTATGAGGAGAATCAAAGTTGGAACATCTCTCTCACattaattgtaataatttaattatcaaaagaattagtaaattattatgctttttgaataaaaattcattttaatttatatgttgAAGGAAATTGTGCGAGCGGTTTTTGGACCTCCCAAGGACCCAAAGGATAGGAGCTTGGGCCTAGGGGGCACAGCTCACTTCAATTAATTTGTTTAGAGATAGGTATAGCAAACCAATTCATGGATTCATGATACTAACAGTAGAATGCCCAACAACGGTACCATCCTCGATTCCCCTCCCACAGAAATCTTACTTCAAATTTCTTTAACTTTAGTTGTATATAACTATGCGTAAAACTAGTTAACTTGAAACCATTGCATATGTATAGATTCATTGTACTTCTTAAcggatttttattattatgatcaattttatttttatttttgaaaataatttatgaaaatttgattattatgaaaatatactAAAATGGAATAGCCAATTTTTTAGAACATGAGAAAGTATTTCATTGAAGTTTATACTTGAATTTATAATAAGTTTTAGTAAGAATatttaaactaattttaaatgagttgaaagtaatttaaaatgaaCTTAAAGGTTTTTTGTGGagtctcatcaaaaaaaaaaaaaaaaaagcttttttttggGCAACAAGATGGACTTAAAGTAGAATAGGCTAGAAGGTAGAAGTAATTTAAAATGAAGGGACAATTGGCACAAAATTGGAGCATGAAAATTCTAATTGAGACGATACTTGACaaaaaaattagactttaatcAAACTATAATTTGAATCCTTTACTGatgtttcacttaaaaaataaaaaaaataaattgtatagACTAGCTATGAgtgcatttaaaaatatatattaaatatatttaaaaaatattaaattttcatttatatctAATTTAATACCATCGATGTTTGGTTTTAAACTTGTATACACATGTTAAGCATGATTACTTTTCATAGAAGTTTGACCGTAATActtcacaaaaaaagaaaaaaaaattaacgaattttttttattgttatttaccAAAATGCATTATACTTATACTAATATGAATTCTAACAGTAGAATTACCAAAACATAACTTAACAATGTCTACTAATAATTTGCAAAAGAAAATACACAGgggtaaagtgttttttttttttttgagaaacaatgtAAAGTTTCTGAAATGGAATATATTATtagattctatttttttaaatataggaAGGTACAAAACGACGACGTTTCCATTATGAATTAACGAAAGTCGAAAGGCATTGTCCACCACACGTTGCACTTGCGCCTTGCAATCCCATAAAGTGTAAAAATCCAGAATCAAAATCCATTGAAATAGTCTCTCCGTGTCTCTTAGTTATACATGATGGGCATGAAATTGGCACTGATGATTTCAATGGCCATGATGTTGTACACGTGTCAAGCAAGCAGCAACCTCCACCCTCTGATTCTGATACCCGGGAATGGTGGAAACCAGCTAGAAGCCAAGCTAACCAGTGACTACAAGCCCTCGAGCCTGTACTGCGACAAGTGGAACCCAGTTCGGAAAGACAAGGAGGGTTGGTTCAGACTATGGTTCGACCCAAGTGTGCTCTTGGCTCCGTTTACAAAGTGCTTTGCTGAGCGAATGACGCTTTACTATCACCCTGATTTGGATGATTTCCGAAACGCACCTGGGGTCCAAACTAGGGTCCCTCACTTTGGTTCCACTCAGTCTCTTCTCTACCTTGACCCTTATCTCAAGTAAGCTCAACTTGTCCTCTCTTTCTTCATATTAAGTTACTTTGATTTGGTCGTAGAGATAAAAATTTTTGATTCAtgacaacttttttcacaattcACAGCAACAAAGCAAAGTGTAAAGTGAGCGGTAGAGATATACACCCACATGCAatcattacttttattttttttcatgcgGCAAAAATTGTGTGATTACTTGTGTTTCTAGCATTTTCTGGTCAAAATAATGCCAAAAAAATCTAGTGTCACGAACAAAAATGCACAAATAATGCATAGAGATTGTAGTTCTGCCTAGGATAATATCTTATCTTATCGAATCTTATCacttatctctctttttttggtcttttgacTCTTTTTGAGAGTCAAAATAAACTGTTTTAAGCCTGAGTTTCCTGTATTTCATGAAAGGCTAGGCCTACAATCACTATGGTTGTCTCGACATTTTAAATGAGAGAGATCTCGTCAACCACATGTGTCTGGTACCATATGGGCTTTGAGATATTAGCCAAGCCCACATTGTAAAATGCTGGCAGTTTGACTATGTGCTTACTATTTCAAAGCAATGTTATCCATGAGGCCTTACTGCTTGCGTGCTAGCTAATCGTTTTGACCTGCATAAGCCCGCTAGCGTGTGAAAcgattataaattttttaccatTGTGTATTGAAAGAcgcaaatattttataaaaaatatataaggtttatttaatataaattgaaCATAGTCAACAAATGATAATTTAATCAttacttatataataatttataaaaaaaactaaaatcaaattaaaatatgtgtaACATTGACATTCAAATTGGTTAAACTTAAAAGTAATAATGCATAATATATAAGCTAAAtcataacttcttttttttcaatcttattAATCATCTTGCCTACTCAACTCATCTCTCTATGGTCCAAGTCATTGTTATCATCTTTTGCATCATCTTGCAAAATCATTTCTTCATTGTTTCTAACTATGATAAGATTAGCCTTTTTATACTTTTCATTTTGCAATATAATAAGTGTATGGTGACACTTTTAAGTATAATTCTTTAAAGTGATGCACTATAGGGTtcccaattaaattaaattatttctctcaaaaaaataataataaattgaattatgTGGTTACATTCTTATAAAGCAACTTGGTCCAATTTTTTGTACTCTGTTTGTATTGCATTGATTAATACAGtcacatgattgaatttaattgaggaaTCTAATTAAGGTACAACATCTAAGGAACTGTGGTTAAGCTTTGTACAAATAAGCAAACCATGTCAAATGATAGTGGCTAACAATATGCAAGTGCAAATCTCCCAACCTCAAGAATGTTGACATCTTTGTTGTTAGTTCAAATGTCAACTATTTGGAGTTTGCAATATGGTTATTCATAGTGGCTATTGGTTGGCTATTTGATATGCCAATTAACTTCAAAGTCAATGTTATCTCATTTTGAAAGGAAGCTACCTGTGATGAAATCTGTGGAAGGGGAGTATTCTCATTGTGTAGCTACTATTGCTGATTGATTCATTAAATGTGTGGTTAACAAGGCTATCATCCATCTGGATCAAAAGCAAAATTATAATCTAATCATTATTTTGCTGTAGTACTtgcaaaaatttatttcttactCCTCTTTACTTTTTTCACTCTTCTACCTGTTTCtgatataagaaataaaatagtgtAGAAATTGAATTATCAGACTAAATAGTGGAGTAAACAATTTGCGTGGCAGCCCAGTTTTTAACAAATCAGTGTCATATTTACAGGCACATTACAGCATACATGGCACCCCTAGTGGAATCTCTTGAACAAATTGGATATGTCAATGGCAAGACCCTCTTTGGAGCTCCATATGATTTTAGATATGGTTTAGCTGCGGAAGGTCACCCATCCCATGTGGGTTCCAAGTTCCTACAAGACCTAAAGGATTTGATAGAAAAGGCAAGCACTTCTAATGGAGGAAAGCCAGTCATACTTCTCTCCCACAGCTTAGGAGGCCTGTTTGCCCTCCAACTTCTCAACCGAAACCCGTCCACTTGGCGTCAAAAATATATCAAACACTTCATTGCACTCTCGGCACCCTGGGGTGGCACTGTGGAGGAAATGCTAACCTTTGCTTCTGGGAATTCACTTGAAGTGCCACTAGTGGAACCATTACAAGTACGAGAAGAACAAAGGAGCTCTGAGAGCAACCTATGGCTCATGCCTAATCCCAAACTATTTGGCAGTCAAAAACCACTAGTGATCACTCCAAATGCAACTTACTCAGCCTATGATGTCGCGCAATTTCTCAGTGACATTGGATTTCCACAAGGGGTTTATCCTTACGAATCTCGCATTTTGCCATTGACAGAAAAATTAGTAGCACCTGGGGTGCCTGTTACATGTATAATTGGTAGTGGTGTAAGTACACCAGAGACTTTGTTCTATGGGGAAAATGGTTTTGATGAGCAACCAGAGATTATTTCTGGGGATGGAGATGGGACAGTGAACATGCTGAGCTTGTTAGCACTTGAATCACTATGGTCCAACGAGAAAAACCAAACCCTTAAGGTGATCAAAATTCGTGGGGTTTCTCATACATTAATACTGAAAAATGATGCTGCACTTGAGGAAATAATAGGAGAAATTTCAGGTATCAATTCAATTGCTGAGTATTATGTTGGGTACAGAATTAAATAGAGTTGTGATGCATAATGTAATTGGGCAACACCAGGGCGCTTCAAGAGTTGTTGATTCATTCTTTGTTTGATATAACTTGTTACCCAAAGGAAGGgagaaaaaccaaaataaaagaagaaaaagggtgATGAAGATTGTATTTAATCGACTCTCACGAAAttatcaaaacaattttttttttataaattattaatgatatatgtttttatttcatattcaaGTTATATTTCGAATAATTTTATGATATGTTACATTATCAACCGatgaattatttatttccttatacCTTCATACAATTGTATTTATAAAATACCAaaagggcaaattacaacttattacTTGCTTGTAGTTTAGCCAAAATTTAAGTCGACTACCTGTGAtttcaaatttgatattttaccCATCTGGGGTTAGCTTAATTAGATTTTCATAAtccatttttgttaaaaacagagttaaatatgtaattttgctcaacttttatgtctctttcctccaaaaacacaaaaaaaaaaaaaacataaaaatacaatatcaaATAAGATCAAGAAGACTCCAACCAAACAGTTGCATCATGAGTTTCAAATCACAAaaaagcaacttaaatttcaaccaaGCAACaagtgggtaagttgtaatttgcccatATCAAAATGATAAGAGGTAGGAGGTACATAATTATCTCAAatttaagcatttaaaaaaaaaatcatattcaaaacataaatttataatcttttAAAATAAGGTAAGTTCCATTAATATACCATAATACCTTGAGAATTTGGCTAAAGCCAACcaaattgaaaacttttcaaaactaatcaatttggtttctaaaaccaACTCGGTCTTTAAgacaattaagaaaaataactaatatatttaacaatgcttaaggattaagatggttataaggaccaaaataatCAGATCTGGAAAGTATAGGAATGAAATACCCTACAAAAAAACTAGGCGTGGCAAATAGATAGATCGGGTTCGGGTTGGAACGGTTTGacttgtatttttcacatgaatttattttttaagaaaacaacatttatttttcatttaaaaagtcACGCAACAAATTACTTAATGTAAAATGTATTACTTTGAATTCcctacttatataaaaaaatgagcaCAGCCAAACAAATTAATActtgtttaataattttaaaattatacaaatctcAACATtactaaccaaaacaaaatagcacaaaggataagtaaaacaaatgcCCAAGTTTCATTTCTACACCATATTAACatcccaaaacataaaacaaaattacaaatgccttattggataactaatttgacaaaaaataaaaacatgtaaaaaatttataattttgaaaactgattttatAATCAGTTATCAATTATGGtttcaatttgagaatatacattaaagtttgattgtttatttatttatatatgatgtcttttatgaatatcatgttattgttaagcaacacactGACACACActctataaaatattataatttattttgaaaaactgtttattttggaaatgaattattaaaaaaataagtctaagcattcataatttatattaatttcattaatactttggcttcactcttataaatgtttttttatacatgtctataattttaaataaacatttttAATTCTACTGTAATCAGATTATCTTGACATGTACTctgttatttaatatttaaaaatattttcgcATTACAGAATGTCTCAactattcatttttcaattcatttacATGTAGTTTTGTAAAAGTTTCTAttatttccttaaaatttataacaaacaaataaactaatattgttttaattctttttatcaaaaaagagttttaaaaaatgattcgAGTCGCAGTTCAAGTCAAATTGTCATACAAAAAATGAGTCGTGTCATGGGTCAAGCTGTTTTAGTTCGAATCAAACAATTTTAGTTCGGTTAGGGTTGGGTAAAGAAATTCTGACCCGATGTTCCatgtaaataagaaaaaaaaaaaaaaaaaattggaatgaaTGACTTTTCTGATTCAcaatttgtttaataattctCCTCGGGGAATTggaaaataattattagtacacaaaaatagaaaaagagtaTAGTAGTAgcataaagaagaagaagaaagtggaAGAGACAGGAAGCCCGTGGGGTGGGGTCCATGTACAGCATTGCCTTTCATAAAATGCCAGTTCATCATCTTTGACTGGTATTTGGGGTTTTATACTTTATTAGAATATTAAACTTGCACGTACGCATCGCTTTGCCTTTTCCGGTCTCCGGTTTGTTTGACCACCTTGATCCCCTCTATTCTCTAATCTAACAATCTCTGTATTATAAATCTCATCTCATTGCAAACAGCAAATATGAAATGGCTTGCTTTTTTGTGCTGCTGGCTATCAACACTTTTACACGTGTCATTGGGACCCCCTGCGCCCTTTCCCACTTTTGATTCGCCTTCTATGTCTTGACTCTTGACTATCATTTCATTCAAGGGGACATTTTGGCTAAAGTTTTTGTATAGCGTTTTCCTAAAGGATATGTACAATATTCAAAGTCCAAATAATTTAGTACCATATACTTTACTATAATTGCTATAATTATCCTCTGTGTCATACTGTGAGTActagagcaaaaaaaaaaagagaaaaatgattgtttctaaaaaagatagagaaaaaaaattat
Coding sequences within:
- the LOC142612549 gene encoding lecithin-cholesterol acyltransferase-like 1; the protein is MMGMKLALMISMAMMLYTCQASSNLHPLILIPGNGGNQLEAKLTSDYKPSSLYCDKWNPVRKDKEGWFRLWFDPSVLLAPFTKCFAERMTLYYHPDLDDFRNAPGVQTRVPHFGSTQSLLYLDPYLKHITAYMAPLVESLEQIGYVNGKTLFGAPYDFRYGLAAEGHPSHVGSKFLQDLKDLIEKASTSNGGKPVILLSHSLGGLFALQLLNRNPSTWRQKYIKHFIALSAPWGGTVEEMLTFASGNSLEVPLVEPLQVREEQRSSESNLWLMPNPKLFGSQKPLVITPNATYSAYDVAQFLSDIGFPQGVYPYESRILPLTEKLVAPGVPVTCIIGSGVSTPETLFYGENGFDEQPEIISGDGDGTVNMLSLLALESLWSNEKNQTLKVIKIRGVSHTLILKNDAALEEIIGEISGINSIAEYYVGYRIK